One region of Pseudomonas sp. B21-040 genomic DNA includes:
- the dusB gene encoding tRNA dihydrouridine synthase DusB, whose product MSAVRIGPYTLQNGLILAPMAGVTDQPFRQLCKRLGAGLVVSEMVTSDMSLWNTRKSRMRMIHEGDPEPRSVQIAGGDAQMLADAARANVELGAQIIDINMGCPAKKVCNKAAGSALLKDEALVTEILQAVVAAVDVPVTLKIRTGWDRDNKNGLTVAKIAEQAGITALAVHGRTRADLYTGEAEYDTIAAIKQAVSMPVFANGDIDSPEKARYVLDATGADGLLIGRAAQGRPWIFREIEHFLRTGEKLPALELIEVERILLEHLAALHVFYGDVMGVRIARKHVGWYLATLPGAREFRAHFNRLDGTETQCANVREFFAERYKSLTGDGEGVAA is encoded by the coding sequence ATGTCGGCGGTACGCATCGGTCCATACACATTGCAAAACGGCTTGATTCTCGCCCCGATGGCGGGAGTCACCGACCAACCCTTTCGTCAGCTGTGCAAGCGATTGGGTGCGGGGCTAGTAGTCTCGGAAATGGTCACCAGCGACATGAGTTTGTGGAACACCCGCAAGTCGCGGATGCGCATGATCCACGAAGGTGATCCCGAGCCACGCTCGGTACAGATCGCCGGTGGTGATGCGCAGATGCTGGCAGACGCAGCCCGGGCCAACGTCGAGCTGGGTGCGCAGATTATTGATATCAACATGGGCTGTCCGGCGAAGAAGGTCTGCAACAAGGCTGCCGGTTCCGCGCTGTTGAAGGATGAAGCATTGGTTACCGAGATCCTGCAGGCCGTCGTGGCTGCGGTGGATGTGCCGGTGACCCTGAAGATCCGCACTGGCTGGGACCGGGACAACAAGAACGGCCTGACGGTGGCGAAGATTGCCGAACAGGCAGGCATTACGGCGCTGGCGGTCCATGGCCGCACCCGTGCCGATTTGTACACCGGTGAAGCCGAGTACGACACCATTGCCGCGATCAAGCAGGCGGTGTCGATGCCGGTCTTCGCCAACGGCGATATCGACTCGCCCGAGAAGGCCCGGTACGTGCTCGACGCGACCGGTGCCGATGGCTTGTTGATTGGTCGGGCTGCCCAGGGGCGGCCGTGGATTTTTCGCGAGATCGAGCATTTCCTGCGTACCGGCGAGAAACTCCCGGCGCTTGAATTGATCGAGGTGGAACGCATTCTGCTAGAGCATCTGGCTGCCCTGCACGTCTTCTATGGCGATGTCATGGGTGTCCGTATCGCTCGAAAGCATGTGGGCTGGTATCTCGCAACCTTGCCGGGCGCCAGGGAGTTTCGCGCCCACTTCAATCGTTTGGATGGTACGGAAACACAATGCGCCAACGTTCGGGAGTTCTTCGCCGAACGTTACAAGAGCCTGACAGGGGACGGAGAAGGGGTGGCCGCATGA
- the prmA gene encoding 50S ribosomal protein L11 methyltransferase has translation MPWLQVRLAISPEQAETYEDAFLEVGAVSVTFMDAEDQPIFEPELNTTPLWSHTHLLALFEGGTEAGPVLAHLELLTGSPLPEHHSEVIEDQDWERSWMDGFQPMRFGQRLWIVPSWHAAPEPDAVNLLLDPGLAFGTGTHPTTALCLEWLDGQDLKDCNVLDFGCGSGILAIAALLLGAKEAVGTDIDVQALEASRDNAGRNNIDDALFPLYLPQDLPQVKADVLVANILAGPLVSLAPQLSSLVKSGGRLALSGILAEQGEDVAAAYAQDFDLDPIANRDGWVRITGRRR, from the coding sequence ATGCCTTGGCTGCAAGTCCGTCTCGCCATCAGCCCAGAACAAGCCGAAACCTACGAAGACGCTTTCCTTGAAGTGGGCGCCGTCTCGGTGACCTTCATGGACGCCGAAGATCAGCCGATCTTCGAGCCAGAACTCAACACCACCCCGTTGTGGTCGCACACGCACCTGCTGGCCCTGTTCGAAGGCGGCACCGAAGCCGGCCCGGTACTGGCCCACCTTGAGCTGCTGACCGGTAGCCCGCTGCCCGAGCATCACAGCGAAGTGATCGAAGACCAGGACTGGGAACGCAGCTGGATGGACGGTTTCCAGCCAATGCGTTTCGGCCAGCGCCTGTGGATCGTTCCAAGCTGGCATGCCGCGCCGGAGCCTGACGCCGTCAATCTGCTGCTGGACCCGGGCCTGGCGTTCGGCACCGGCACCCATCCGACCACCGCGTTGTGCCTGGAATGGCTCGATGGCCAGGACCTCAAAGACTGCAACGTGCTGGACTTTGGCTGCGGCTCGGGGATTCTGGCGATTGCCGCCCTGCTGCTGGGCGCCAAGGAAGCCGTTGGTACCGACATCGACGTGCAGGCCCTGGAAGCCTCGCGCGACAACGCCGGTCGCAACAACATCGACGACGCGCTGTTCCCGCTGTACCTGCCGCAAGATCTGCCGCAGGTGAAGGCTGACGTCCTGGTCGCCAACATCCTTGCCGGCCCGCTGGTTTCCCTGGCGCCGCAGTTGTCCAGCCTGGTCAAGTCCGGTGGTCGCCTGGCGCTGTCGGGCATTCTCGCCGAACAAGGCGAGGACGTTGCCGCCGCCTACGCTCAAGACTTCGATCTGGACCCGATTGCCAATCGCGATGGCTGGGTGCGCATCACCGGCCGTCGGCGCTAG
- a CDS encoding protein-disulfide reductase DsbD: protein MRRLLCLLLLVLALPATAAGLLDTRPSSTLGSINNSADFLPVREAFQLSLVDSTAQSIKLRFVATEGYYLYRHRFQFHADPAEISLGAAQLPKGEQKHDEFFGDVEVYHGIIEVELLRTDPRAFTLAVTYQGCADKGLCYPPETERLSIDGIGTQATVQNWSWRELALFFLAGLGLTFTPCVLPMLPILSGVVLRDQVGGLRGFNLSLAYVLPMAVCFALLGALMGMFGAQLNLQARLQSAWVLVPFATFFAIFALAMFGIFELKLPQFINNHLHRIAGRTQGGSLWGAAVLGTVSSLIVSPCVSAPLAGALLYISASGDALGGALKLFVLGLGMGLPLILVATGGAALLPKSGPWMVMVKNIIGVLLLGTAIGLLSRVIPGPMTLVLVGLLWAGVGLFLGALEFVYKPPRKRLAQLLGLFLLFYAMACWYGAFSGQGDLLNPLARTPVAASSSQPQLTDGWQTISTPAELDRTLADAKSSGTPLLLDWYADWCISCKVIEREVLNDPNVVERLKGYRLIRFDITASNAEQRALLDRYTLFGPPALMFFGKDGVERTSIRVIGEINAKDFAERAAKANDQI, encoded by the coding sequence ATGCGCCGCTTGCTCTGCCTGCTGCTTTTAGTGCTCGCCCTGCCGGCCACCGCCGCCGGGTTGCTGGACACAAGGCCCAGTTCCACCCTGGGCTCGATCAACAACAGCGCCGACTTCCTGCCGGTGCGCGAAGCCTTTCAGCTGAGCCTGGTAGACAGCACAGCGCAATCGATCAAGCTGCGATTCGTCGCCACCGAGGGGTATTACCTCTATCGCCATCGTTTCCAGTTTCATGCTGATCCAGCCGAGATAAGCCTGGGCGCTGCACAACTGCCCAAGGGCGAGCAGAAGCACGACGAGTTCTTCGGCGATGTCGAGGTCTATCACGGGATTATCGAGGTCGAGCTGCTGCGCACCGATCCGCGCGCTTTCACCCTGGCCGTGACTTATCAGGGGTGCGCCGATAAAGGCCTGTGCTATCCGCCAGAAACCGAGCGCTTGAGCATTGATGGCATTGGCACGCAGGCAACGGTGCAAAACTGGAGCTGGCGCGAACTCGCCCTGTTCTTCCTCGCTGGCCTGGGCTTGACCTTCACACCGTGCGTGCTGCCGATGTTGCCGATCCTTTCCGGCGTGGTGTTGCGCGATCAGGTCGGCGGGCTGCGGGGTTTCAATCTGTCGCTGGCCTATGTGCTGCCAATGGCCGTCTGCTTTGCCCTGCTCGGCGCCTTGATGGGCATGTTCGGTGCGCAGCTCAATCTCCAGGCACGGCTGCAATCGGCCTGGGTGCTGGTGCCGTTCGCAACGTTTTTTGCCATATTTGCGCTGGCGATGTTCGGCATCTTCGAACTGAAATTGCCGCAGTTCATCAACAATCACCTGCATCGCATTGCCGGCCGCACTCAAGGCGGTTCGCTGTGGGGCGCGGCAGTTCTCGGGACGGTATCGAGCCTGATCGTTTCGCCTTGCGTGTCCGCGCCATTGGCCGGCGCCTTGCTGTACATCAGCGCCAGCGGCGATGCACTGGGGGGCGCACTGAAACTGTTCGTGCTCGGCCTGGGCATGGGCCTGCCGCTGATACTGGTGGCGACCGGTGGTGCCGCCCTGCTGCCGAAAAGCGGCCCGTGGATGGTCATGGTCAAAAACATCATCGGTGTCCTGCTGCTGGGTACTGCCATTGGCCTGCTGAGCCGCGTGATCCCCGGGCCGATGACGCTGGTCCTGGTGGGCTTGCTGTGGGCCGGGGTCGGCTTGTTTCTTGGCGCGCTGGAGTTCGTCTACAAACCCCCTCGAAAACGCCTGGCACAACTGCTCGGCCTGTTTCTGCTGTTTTACGCCATGGCCTGCTGGTACGGCGCCTTCAGCGGCCAGGGCGACCTGTTGAACCCCCTCGCTCGAACGCCCGTCGCGGCCAGTAGCAGCCAACCGCAGCTCACCGATGGCTGGCAAACAATCAGTACGCCCGCAGAACTGGATCGCACGCTCGCCGACGCCAAATCCTCCGGCACTCCCCTGCTGCTCGACTGGTATGCCGACTGGTGCATCAGCTGCAAAGTCATCGAACGCGAAGTCCTCAACGACCCCAACGTCGTTGAACGCCTGAAAGGTTATCGACTGATCCGCTTCGACATCACCGCCAGCAATGCCGAACAACGCGCCCTGCTCGACCGCTACACACTGTTCGGCCCTCCGGCCCTGATGTTTTTTGGCAAGGACGGCGTTGAACGCACCTCCATTCGAGTGATCGGAGAGATCAACGCCAAAGACTTCGCCGAACGTGCCGCGAAAGCAAATGACCAGATTTAA
- a CDS encoding methyl-accepting chemotaxis protein — translation MRLKLLTNLNTLLLVAVCVALGATLWWSQKALERPYLLMERYLGLSQQFQNEVARNIEDYLGSGDALRLSSASQAIDALQKELGELPPALADTLRPSLSGLDEFSKTDLLAAGKLAGDPQALLLQAERELGASLDQLSQYASADPAYLTPLLAAAQHLGKLSLARDKLVSSGRSELAADVEREVANIRAQAELLGTLPLLGVAAKSESNTDDFASMMGLENNEKTAAEDAGVGLKRELNSLLTRYPAELARTRDQIQKRTDLSAATHLKIAAVQQAIAGLEPVVRAQHGQIQSEVRLMQGVMIGLILLIALLIDTLQRRLARTLTNLAPALSTWAEGDFSRDIELGNTNRELHDIQASLNRLRAYLVDLVGTIRLNAELVAGSSRTLADLSSDLHSGAEHQAGDTALIRDSLGELEATIQQVADDASQAADASRNAGLAVEHGQKVIGLSLTGLHALVGEVQGNAQMIEHLAEESATIGGVLTVIRSIADQTNLLALNAAIEAARAGELGRGFAVVAEEVRSLAQRTAGATAEIQTLIAGLQTAARQSVEGMRAQVEHAEATANQAQAADGALDKIVGAIQTIADTAVRIADVTAQQSGAVSEIRNHSERIHQLGGDNLLRIGEGREQGENLLVLGGQLRTAVQAFRV, via the coding sequence ATGCGCCTGAAGTTGCTGACCAATCTCAACACCCTCCTTTTAGTCGCCGTGTGCGTGGCCCTTGGCGCCACACTGTGGTGGTCGCAAAAGGCCCTGGAGCGTCCCTATCTTTTGATGGAGCGTTACCTCGGCCTGTCCCAACAATTTCAGAATGAAGTTGCGCGCAACATCGAGGACTACCTTGGCAGTGGCGATGCCCTGCGCCTTAGTAGCGCCAGCCAGGCCATTGATGCCTTGCAAAAGGAGCTCGGTGAACTGCCCCCGGCGCTGGCCGACACCTTGCGCCCGAGCTTGTCGGGCCTGGATGAATTCAGCAAAACCGACCTGTTGGCCGCCGGCAAACTCGCGGGTGACCCGCAAGCATTGTTGCTGCAAGCCGAGCGCGAACTGGGCGCCAGCCTCGACCAGCTCAGCCAATACGCCAGCGCTGACCCGGCCTACCTGACGCCGCTGCTCGCCGCCGCTCAACACTTGGGCAAACTGTCTCTGGCCCGGGACAAACTGGTCAGCAGTGGCCGCAGCGAACTGGCTGCGGACGTCGAGCGCGAAGTGGCCAACATCCGTGCGCAAGCGGAGCTGCTGGGCACCCTGCCGCTGCTCGGCGTCGCCGCCAAAAGCGAATCGAACACCGATGATTTCGCGTCGATGATGGGCCTGGAGAACAACGAAAAAACCGCCGCCGAAGATGCCGGTGTCGGCCTCAAGCGTGAACTCAACAGCCTGCTGACGCGCTACCCGGCCGAGCTGGCGCGCACGCGCGACCAGATTCAGAAACGTACTGACCTCAGTGCCGCCACTCACTTGAAAATCGCCGCCGTGCAGCAAGCCATTGCCGGGCTCGAACCGGTGGTCCGCGCCCAGCACGGGCAGATCCAGAGCGAAGTGAGGTTGATGCAGGGAGTGATGATCGGACTCATCCTGTTGATCGCCTTGCTCATCGACACCCTGCAACGACGCCTGGCCCGAACCCTGACGAACCTGGCGCCGGCGCTGTCCACCTGGGCAGAAGGCGACTTCAGCCGCGACATCGAACTGGGCAATACCAATCGCGAACTGCATGACATTCAAGCGTCGCTCAATCGCTTGCGCGCCTACCTGGTGGACCTGGTCGGGACCATTCGCCTCAACGCCGAGCTGGTCGCTGGCAGCAGCCGAACCCTGGCCGATTTGAGTAGCGACCTGCACAGCGGCGCCGAGCATCAGGCCGGCGACACAGCGCTGATCCGCGATTCCCTCGGCGAACTGGAGGCGACCATTCAACAAGTCGCCGACGATGCCAGCCAAGCGGCCGACGCCAGTCGCAATGCCGGCCTGGCGGTCGAGCATGGGCAGAAAGTCATCGGGCTTAGCCTGACGGGCCTGCACGCACTGGTGGGTGAAGTACAGGGCAACGCGCAAATGATCGAGCACCTGGCGGAAGAGTCGGCGACCATCGGCGGTGTGTTGACGGTGATCCGCTCGATTGCCGACCAGACCAACCTGCTGGCCCTGAACGCCGCCATCGAAGCGGCCCGCGCCGGAGAATTGGGTCGCGGGTTTGCGGTAGTGGCTGAAGAGGTTCGCTCGCTGGCGCAACGCACCGCCGGGGCCACAGCCGAAATTCAAACGCTGATTGCCGGCCTGCAAACCGCCGCGCGCCAATCGGTGGAAGGCATGCGCGCCCAGGTCGAACACGCCGAAGCCACGGCCAATCAGGCGCAAGCGGCCGACGGCGCACTGGATAAAATCGTCGGGGCCATCCAGACCATTGCCGACACCGCCGTGCGCATCGCCGATGTCACCGCTCAGCAGAGCGGCGCCGTCAGCGAGATTCGCAACCACAGCGAGCGAATTCACCAATTGGGCGGGGATAATTTGCTGCGCATTGGTGAAGGGCGCGAGCAAGGGGAGAACTTGCTGGTGCTGGGTGGGCAATTGCGTACCGCCGTTCAGGCCTTTCGCGTCTGA
- the accC gene encoding acetyl-CoA carboxylase biotin carboxylase subunit: MTAKLEKVLIANRGEIALRILRACKEMGIKTVAVYSKADKELMHLGLADESVCIGPASAAHSYLHIPAIIAAAEVTGATAIHPGYGFLAENADFAEQVENSGFAFIGPKADTIRLMGDKVSAKHAMIAAGVPTVPGSDGPLPEDEETALRIGREVGYPVIIKAAGGGGGRGMRVVHKEEDLISFAKLTRTEAGAAFGNPMVYLEKFLTNPRHVEVQVLSDGQGHAIHLGDRDCSLQRRHQKVLEEAPAPGIDEKARQEVLARCVKACIDIGYRGAGTFEFLYENGHFYFIEMNTRVQVEHPVSEMVTGIDIVKEMLSIAAGNKLSYTQDDVVIRGHALECRINAEDPKTFMPSPGTVKHFHAPGGNGVRVDSHLYSGYAVPPNYDSLIGKLITYGATRDEAMARMRNALDEIVVDGIKTNIPLHRDLVRDEGFCKGGVNIHYLEHKLAGEKH, encoded by the coding sequence ATGACTGCGAAGTTGGAAAAAGTTCTGATCGCCAACCGCGGTGAGATTGCCCTGCGGATCCTGCGGGCCTGCAAAGAGATGGGCATCAAGACTGTCGCCGTTTACTCCAAGGCTGACAAAGAATTGATGCACCTGGGCCTGGCAGACGAATCCGTCTGCATCGGTCCGGCCTCTGCCGCGCACTCTTACCTGCACATTCCGGCAATCATCGCCGCGGCCGAAGTGACTGGCGCTACCGCCATTCACCCGGGCTACGGTTTCCTTGCGGAAAACGCTGATTTTGCTGAACAGGTCGAGAACTCCGGCTTCGCCTTCATTGGCCCGAAAGCCGACACCATTCGCCTGATGGGCGACAAGGTATCGGCCAAGCACGCCATGATCGCTGCGGGCGTTCCAACCGTTCCGGGTTCCGATGGCCCACTGCCTGAAGACGAAGAAACTGCTCTGCGCATTGGTCGCGAAGTCGGTTACCCGGTGATCATCAAGGCCGCTGGCGGCGGTGGTGGTCGCGGCATGCGCGTTGTGCATAAAGAAGAAGACCTGATTTCTTTCGCAAAACTGACCCGCACCGAAGCTGGCGCGGCGTTCGGCAACCCGATGGTCTATCTGGAAAAATTCCTGACCAACCCACGTCACGTGGAAGTCCAGGTACTTTCCGACGGCCAGGGCCACGCCATCCATCTGGGCGACCGCGATTGCTCGCTGCAACGTCGTCACCAGAAGGTTCTCGAAGAAGCGCCGGCACCGGGCATCGACGAGAAAGCACGCCAGGAAGTCCTCGCTCGCTGCGTCAAGGCCTGCATCGACATCGGCTACCGTGGCGCCGGCACCTTCGAGTTCCTTTACGAGAACGGCCACTTCTACTTCATCGAGATGAACACTCGTGTCCAGGTAGAACACCCGGTTTCGGAAATGGTCACCGGCATCGACATCGTCAAGGAGATGCTCAGCATCGCCGCTGGCAACAAGTTGTCGTACACCCAGGACGACGTGGTGATCCGCGGTCACGCCCTGGAATGCCGAATCAACGCCGAAGACCCGAAAACGTTCATGCCTAGCCCGGGCACGGTCAAGCACTTCCACGCACCAGGCGGCAACGGCGTTCGCGTCGATTCGCACCTGTACAGTGGTTATGCCGTTCCGCCGAACTACGATTCGTTGATCGGCAAGCTGATCACCTACGGCGCAACCCGTGACGAAGCCATGGCGCGGATGCGCAATGCGCTGGACGAAATCGTTGTCGACGGGATCAAGACCAACATCCCGCTGCACCGCGACCTGGTCCGTGATGAAGGCTTCTGCAAAGGGGGCGTGAACATTCACTACCTCGAGCACAAGCTGGCTGGCGAGAAGCACTAA
- the fis gene encoding DNA-binding transcriptional regulator Fis, with the protein MTMMTETLVSGTTPVSDNVNLKQHLNTPSEEGQTLRGSVEKALHNYFAHLEGAAVTDVYNLVLSEVEAPLLECVMNYVKGNQTKASELLGLNRGTLRKKLKQYDLL; encoded by the coding sequence ATGACGATGATGACCGAGACTTTAGTGAGTGGAACAACACCCGTGAGCGACAACGTGAATTTGAAACAGCACCTCAATACGCCCAGCGAAGAAGGTCAGACCCTTCGCGGGAGTGTCGAGAAGGCGCTGCACAATTATTTCGCCCACCTTGAGGGCGCTGCCGTCACGGATGTGTACAACCTGGTGCTCTCCGAAGTCGAGGCTCCCCTGCTCGAGTGCGTGATGAACTACGTCAAGGGCAACCAGACCAAGGCCAGCGAGCTGCTCGGGCTCAACCGAGGCACGCTGCGCAAGAAACTCAAGCAGTACGATTTGCTGTAA
- the accB gene encoding acetyl-CoA carboxylase biotin carboxyl carrier protein, protein MDIRKVKKLIELLEESGIDELEIKEGEESVRISRHSKTPAQQYYAPAPMHAPAAAPAAPAAAAPVAAAAAPAAPAAPVLNGTVARSPMVGTFYRKSSPSSPSFVEVGQTVKKGDTLCIVEAMKMMNHIEAETSGVIESILVEDGQPVEYDQPLFTIV, encoded by the coding sequence ATGGATATCCGTAAAGTTAAGAAACTGATCGAACTGCTGGAAGAGTCCGGCATCGACGAGCTCGAGATCAAGGAAGGCGAAGAGTCCGTACGTATCAGCCGTCACAGCAAGACGCCGGCTCAGCAGTACTACGCACCTGCTCCAATGCACGCTCCGGCTGCCGCGCCTGCCGCGCCTGCCGCTGCTGCTCCGGTTGCCGCAGCCGCTGCTCCGGCAGCACCGGCCGCCCCCGTCCTGAACGGCACCGTTGCCCGTTCGCCGATGGTCGGCACCTTCTATCGCAAATCTTCGCCATCCTCGCCTTCGTTCGTTGAAGTCGGCCAGACCGTGAAGAAAGGCGACACCCTGTGCATCGTCGAAGCCATGAAGATGATGAACCACATCGAAGCTGAAACCAGCGGTGTGATCGAATCCATCCTCGTCGAAGACGGCCAGCCGGTTGAGTACGACCAACCGCTGTTCACCATCGTTTGA
- a CDS encoding DUF3426 domain-containing protein has protein sequence MTDSFVTQCPHCQTSFRVSHAQLSVARGVVRCGSCLQVFNAAKQLLDQRADKEAVKPVAPAIVEPPVQRAISQKQWTASELDLDSLDLDSLDLDEELARLEQREIQPTTEFGRHREDGLSARRDSIEHDEEPWSDSLFSESAADRAPPVETEQPQTDAEPGKHSRTEPSFSLEPVDLDDENQVPHLRLHDPLDSPLNRDRLSATETLDDDLPSVEPLRKRRERSEPGVRAEVLQDLTDDPLQLDWQKRRSPWGRRLFWLLLVLLGAAALAGQYIAYHFDELARQDQYRPWFQQLCPQIGCTVPSKVDIAKIKSSNLVVRSHPDFNGALVVDAIIYNRAPFSQPFPLLELRFADLNGHLIASRRFKPGEYLNGDLEGMAEMPPQTPIHIALDILDPGAKAVNYSLSFHSPE, from the coding sequence ATGACCGACAGCTTCGTCACCCAGTGCCCGCATTGCCAAACCAGCTTCCGCGTCAGCCATGCTCAGTTGAGCGTGGCCCGAGGGGTGGTTCGTTGTGGCTCCTGCTTGCAGGTGTTCAACGCCGCCAAACAATTGCTGGACCAACGGGCCGACAAAGAAGCCGTCAAACCGGTAGCCCCAGCCATCGTCGAGCCGCCGGTACAGCGTGCCATCAGCCAAAAGCAATGGACCGCCTCGGAACTGGATCTGGACAGCCTGGACCTGGACAGCCTGGACCTCGACGAAGAGCTCGCCCGGCTCGAACAACGGGAAATCCAGCCGACCACCGAATTTGGCCGGCACCGCGAAGACGGCCTCAGCGCTCGACGCGATTCTATCGAGCACGATGAAGAACCCTGGTCCGACAGCCTCTTCAGTGAGTCGGCGGCCGACCGAGCACCACCCGTAGAAACCGAACAGCCACAAACAGACGCCGAACCGGGCAAACACTCGCGAACCGAGCCTTCGTTTTCGCTGGAACCGGTGGATCTGGACGATGAGAACCAGGTGCCCCATCTGCGCCTGCACGACCCACTCGACTCCCCTCTTAACCGCGACCGCCTGTCGGCGACCGAGACGCTCGACGACGACCTGCCCTCAGTCGAACCGTTGCGCAAACGTCGTGAGCGCAGCGAACCGGGTGTGCGCGCCGAAGTCCTGCAGGACCTGACCGACGACCCGCTGCAACTGGATTGGCAAAAACGTCGATCGCCCTGGGGCCGACGGCTGTTCTGGTTGCTGCTGGTCCTGCTCGGCGCCGCCGCGCTGGCGGGCCAATACATTGCCTACCACTTCGACGAACTGGCGCGTCAGGACCAATACCGCCCCTGGTTCCAGCAACTGTGCCCGCAAATCGGCTGCACGGTGCCCTCCAAAGTCGACATCGCCAAAATCAAAAGCAGCAACCTGGTGGTCCGCAGCCACCCGGACTTCAACGGCGCACTGGTGGTCGACGCGATCATCTACAACCGCGCCCCGTTCTCCCAGCCTTTCCCGCTGCTAGAGTTGCGCTTTGCCGACCTCAATGGCCACTTGATCGCCAGCCGTCGCTTCAAACCCGGCGAATACCTCAACGGCGATCTCGAAGGCATGGCCGAAATGCCGCCGCAAACACCGATCCACATCGCGCTGGACATTCTCGACCCAGGCGCCAAAGCGGTGAACTACAGCCTGAGTTTCCACTCCCCCGAGTGA
- the aroQ gene encoding type II 3-dehydroquinate dehydratase → MATLLVLHGPNLNLLGTREPGTYGATTLAQINQDLERRAREAGHHLLHLQSNAEYELIDRIHAARGEGVDFILINPAAFTHTSVALRDALLAVSIPFIEVHLSNVHKREPFRHHSYFSDVAVGVICGLGASGYRLALEAALEQLETQATT, encoded by the coding sequence ATGGCGACTCTACTGGTGCTGCACGGCCCCAACCTGAACTTGCTCGGCACCCGTGAACCGGGCACCTACGGCGCGACGACACTGGCGCAGATCAACCAGGACCTGGAACGCCGCGCCCGTGAAGCCGGCCATCATTTGCTGCACCTGCAAAGCAACGCCGAGTACGAATTGATCGACCGCATCCACGCTGCCCGCGGCGAAGGTGTGGACTTCATTCTGATCAATCCAGCAGCTTTTACGCATACAAGTGTCGCATTACGTGACGCGCTGCTGGCGGTGAGCATCCCATTCATCGAAGTGCATTTGTCTAACGTGCACAAACGCGAACCTTTCCGCCATCACTCTTACTTCTCCGACGTAGCGGTGGGAGTGATCTGCGGCCTTGGCGCCAGCGGTTATCGACTGGCCCTGGAGGCTGCACTAGAACAGCTTGAAACACAGGCAACGACTTGA